The genomic DNA GGCCCCACCACGCTGGAGAGCCCGAACACTGCCCCGAAAAGGCCCTAGTATTTGGCCCGTTCGCGTAGCTCGAACAGGTCGGCCACGATGGCAAAAGCCACGGTGGCCAGCGCGGCGGCGCCGATGCCCTGCAGGCCCTGGAAGACCACCAACTGCATCATTGGGCTGCCGAACAGGTTGCCCAGAAAAGGCTCGCCGCTCAGGCCGCACAGGGCGCTGCCCAGCAAAAAGACCACGATACCGAACGACAGCACCGGCTTGCGGCCATACAGGTCCGACAGCTTGCCGTAGATGGGCACCAGGGCGGCGCTGGTCAGCAGATAAGCGGTCGTGACCCAGGAATAGAGGTTGAGGCCGTTGAGCTCCTGAACGATGCGCGGCAGGGCAACCGACACGATGGTCTGGTCAAGCGCACTGAGAAACAGCGCCAGCAAAACGGCGAAAACGATCACTTTCTTGGTCTTCAGGTCGAGAATCTGGGCGTAGTTGATGTGTTCCGGCGGTGAAGCGTTCTGGGTCATGGTCTGGGGTCCTGCCGCGCGCGCGGCTGCGTTGAGAGGGGACTGCTCTGGGAGCGGGGAAGTGAAAGGCCCGAAAGCCTGAAACCGAGGTTGGAGCCAGAGAATATTGATTCAGTTCCATCATAGTCAGAAATGACTAGGGAGGAGAGGAGACGGTGAAAGGTGATGTGCGGCAGTGATACTACCCTGGGGCAACCAGCGCTGCGCACCTTGCCCAAAACTCCTGACTGCTGGAGAATCCCAGTATGCTTGCGCCCCTGCCATCTTTTTCCTGCCAGCCCGCTGCCCCGGCCCGCTTCTTTTCACAAAACTGGAGCCAGCGGCCATGACGGTGCCGATTCCGCTGGAAGGCGGGGGGCAGCCCACGCTGTTCGAAAGAATCGGGGCGCAGCCGCTGCAGGCGCTGCTCTGGGACTTTTACGCCCGAGTCTGCCAGGACCCGGAACTCGGGCCGGTGTTCAGGGACCGGCTGGGGCCTTTTCCGCAGGCCGGCTGGCCGCTGCACCTGGCCCGGGTGGAGGGCTTTTGGCGCAGCGTGACCCGTGGGCCGGGCGCCTACCGTGGGCAGCCGGGGCAGGCCCACCTGAATCTGGGCATTCAGCCGCACCACTTTGACCGCTGGCTGGCCCTCTGGGAAGAGACGCTGCCCGGGTACATGGGCGAGGCCGAGGCCCTCAGCCTGCTGAGCACTGCCCGGCGTATGCGGCCGACCCTGGAACGCTTTGCCGTTCACGGTCAGGCCCCGGACGGCCCCAGACGCCTTGAGACTAAAAATCCTGAGACTAAAAATCCTGAAACCAGACGCCCCGAAAAGGGCGGGCAGTAAGCCCAGCTGGCTCCTGACCGGGAAGCTGGGGCCTTCAGCAAGAACACCAAACGGCCCCGGCAGGACGCTGACCCTGTCCTCACACGGCCCTCACTCCGCCTTCCCCCCCGCTACACTGCGGCCATGCACAACGCACTCCAGCTGGCACTCCGGCTGACTGCAGGCCTGCTGCTGTTCTCTCCGGCAGCGGGCGCTGAGTCACTTACGCTGACCGGCACCTGGACTTTCGGCGGGCATCAGGGCGAGGTGGCCTGGGGCACCCTGACGCCGGACGGAGGGCGCGTCTATACCCAGAGCGGCGCGCAGCTGCTGACCTGGGACGCACGGAGCGGCGAGCTGATCTCCAGCCGCGAACCGGCCGGCGGAGAGCCGCTGAACGTGCCGGCCGACGACTGGACTGTGGTCCCGGCACCGGCTGGGCAGCGGGTTCTGGTGAGCACCGGCAGCGGCGAGGGAACGCGGCTGCGGCTGCTGGACCTGAGCAGAGGACGCCTGGGCGCCGATTTTGGGCCGCTTCAAGGCGGCCAACATGCAGAGTGGACCCCGGGGCAGACCGCCGTGGTCCTGACCACTTACGAGGCGCCGCAGGTGCGCTACTGGCGGCAGGCGGACGGCGAACAGGCGCGCAGCCTGCCGCTGAAGGACCCGCCGCCCGCCGGGGCCGGCGACCTGCGCGCCGCCTTTGCCCCAGACGCCCAGACACTGTATGTGATGGGCCAGAACCTGACCGCCTATGACCCCGGCAGCGGGAAGCCGCTGTGGCAGCTGAGTACCAGCGAGGTCAGCGGCCGCAGTGGGAGGCCGCTGAGCGCCTGGACCGGCAGCTTTCTGACGCCCGTGCTGAGCCACAATCCGGCCCGCCCGCAGCTGCTGCTGACCTCGGCCGACGGCCTGCTGCTGCTGAATACCCAGGGCACGCCCAAGCCGCTGTGGCTGGACGCCGGTCTGACCAGCCTAGCGGTGGCCGGCATCTATGGCGTGGACTGGAGCGCCGACGGCAGCCGGGTGTTCGTCTCTGCCGGAGGCTACCTGCACGAGATAGACACGGCCAGCGGCCGGACACTGGGGGTGGTGGACGGCCGGCGCCTGCTGGCCAGCACGCCGCAGCGGCTCTGGACCAGCCATTTCGACCGGATGGCCGCTTTCGACCGCCAAAGTGGGCTGGACTTGGGCCTGCTTGCAGATACGCCCCCGGCCTGGAACTCGCCGCTGGCGCTGGGCCCCCAGGGGGAACCGGCCGCCGCGCTGGTGCAGTCGGCCCAGGGGCTGGCGGTACAGGACTTTGCCAGCGGGCAGCTGCGTGCCCTGAGCGACCACTTCACCCGCGCCGCACACTTTTCGCCTGATGGCCGGCTGGTCGCCAGTGTGGGACCGGCCGGCCTGCGGGTCATGGACGCGCAGACCCGGCAGGTGCGCTGGCAGGCCGGCGCCCGCAACAGCCACGATTTCGCCTTCAGCCCCGACAGCCGCCGGCTGGCACTGGGTGAGGCAGGCGCCACCCGCCTGCTGGACACTGGCAGTGGGCAGGAGACCGCCCGGCTGAACGCCCCAGCCACCGCTCAGGCCCAGGGCGCCCGTGGGCTGAACCGCGCCCTGGCATTTAGTCCGGATGGCCGGCAGCTGCTGGTGGGCTATGAGGCGAGCGCTGCCACCGTCTGGGACCTGCAAAGCGGCACGGCAGCCCTGACGGTAGGGCGGGGCGGCCGCGGCTGGGTGCTGAGTGCCGCCTTCAGCCCGGACGGCCAGACCCTGGCCCTCGGGTACGGCGGCGGCGAGGTCCGCACCTACCGCCTGCCCGGCGGAGAACCGCTGCAGAGTTTTCAGCTGCAGGGCGCGGTGCGGGCGCTGGCCTTCGGGCCAGACGGGTCGCTGGCAGCCGGCGGCCTGGGCGGCGACCTGCGGCGCTGGGCACCTGCGGCCGGGCCAGCCAATCTCAGCCCGCAGGCCAACCTCAGCCAGCAGCTGCCCGGCGGAGTCACGGCCCTGGCCTGGGCCGGGTCCACCCTGCTGGCCGGCACTGCCGGCGGCGAGCTGCACTCCTACGCGGCCGGCAGCGCCCAGCCCGGGCCGGTCATGCAGGCCGGCGGGCTGGTGCAGTCGCTCGACTGGAACGCGGCCCGCCGGGAGCTGCTGAGCAGCGTCCGGGACAATACCCTGCGCTTTTATCACCTGGAGGAATCCCAGCCATGAGCCGTCCCCGCACTTCTGTTTTTTCTGCCTTCTCGCCGGCCCATGTTTCTCCGGCCCGTTTCTCTCTGGCCTATTTCTTTCTGGCCCTGCTGACACTCAGTGCCCCAGCCGGAGCCGTGACCCTGTCGCCACTGCCGGCCCAGACGCTCACCTTCGCGGCCGGGCGCGACGTACAGGCAGTCAGTTTCAGCGAGGACGGCCAGCAGCTGCTGACCCTTGATGAAGCCGGCTTGACCCTCTGGCAGGTCACGCCGCTGCGGCCGCTGTGGCGCAGCCACGTCCGCCTGGACTGGCGCCCGCGCAGCGCCCGCTGGAAAGCGGGGGAAATTGTGCTGCTGGGCGACGAAGGCCGCCGGGCCAGACTGGCAGCGGCAGACGGCCGGCAGCTGGGCGAGGACCGCCTGCCACTGCCGGCCGAGGTGCGCCGCGCACTGGGGCTGGCAGCGCAGGCGCCAGTCCTCCACTTCACCGCCCAGGGCATCTGGCAGCCTAACCCGCAGCAGCCCGGCCTTCCTTTTGACGTGGGCGG from Deinococcus sp. Marseille-Q6407 includes the following:
- a CDS encoding group III truncated hemoglobin, which codes for MTVPIPLEGGGQPTLFERIGAQPLQALLWDFYARVCQDPELGPVFRDRLGPFPQAGWPLHLARVEGFWRSVTRGPGAYRGQPGQAHLNLGIQPHHFDRWLALWEETLPGYMGEAEALSLLSTARRMRPTLERFAVHGQAPDGPRRLETKNPETKNPETRRPEKGGQ
- a CDS encoding WD40 repeat domain-containing protein, with translation MHNALQLALRLTAGLLLFSPAAGAESLTLTGTWTFGGHQGEVAWGTLTPDGGRVYTQSGAQLLTWDARSGELISSREPAGGEPLNVPADDWTVVPAPAGQRVLVSTGSGEGTRLRLLDLSRGRLGADFGPLQGGQHAEWTPGQTAVVLTTYEAPQVRYWRQADGEQARSLPLKDPPPAGAGDLRAAFAPDAQTLYVMGQNLTAYDPGSGKPLWQLSTSEVSGRSGRPLSAWTGSFLTPVLSHNPARPQLLLTSADGLLLLNTQGTPKPLWLDAGLTSLAVAGIYGVDWSADGSRVFVSAGGYLHEIDTASGRTLGVVDGRRLLASTPQRLWTSHFDRMAAFDRQSGLDLGLLADTPPAWNSPLALGPQGEPAAALVQSAQGLAVQDFASGQLRALSDHFTRAAHFSPDGRLVASVGPAGLRVMDAQTRQVRWQAGARNSHDFAFSPDSRRLALGEAGATRLLDTGSGQETARLNAPATAQAQGARGLNRALAFSPDGRQLLVGYEASAATVWDLQSGTAALTVGRGGRGWVLSAAFSPDGQTLALGYGGGEVRTYRLPGGEPLQSFQLQGAVRALAFGPDGSLAAGGLGGDLRRWAPAAGPANLSPQANLSQQLPGGVTALAWAGSTLLAGTAGGELHSYAAGSAQPGPVMQAGGLVQSLDWNAARRELLSSVRDNTLRFYHLEESQP